Proteins co-encoded in one Thermomicrobiales bacterium genomic window:
- a CDS encoding LLM class flavin-dependent oxidoreductase encodes MRFSLRLNNDLPIHEYVTLARAAERAGFDQLWVSNDLFLRSAPVVLAAVAQATERIEIGTCILNPYSMHPAEIAMAAATLDELSGGRFNLGIGAGAEEFLKWIGVERDRPLATTRDALRQLRAVLDGEPAPGWTPEAYLRFGDRRGARRIPIYLAALSPRMLQLAGELADGVLPLLFPPEHYETVEPLIRDGAARAGRDFAAFDLVACIWCSVSDDREAAERVLRDKIAYYGHALSPLIWDRLGVRQDDFRPIERALMTDRDPEGARALVNERMLRIGVVGTPADLIPRLEGLVTMGARHLSFGPPLGPDPLAAVESLGREVIPYFRMVSSSGC; translated from the coding sequence GTGCGCTTCTCATTGCGGCTGAACAACGATCTGCCGATCCACGAGTATGTCACCTTGGCGCGCGCCGCCGAGCGGGCGGGGTTCGACCAACTTTGGGTCAGCAACGATTTGTTCCTCCGCTCCGCGCCGGTCGTGCTGGCCGCTGTGGCGCAGGCAACTGAGCGGATCGAGATCGGAACCTGCATCCTGAATCCCTACTCGATGCACCCGGCCGAGATCGCGATGGCTGCGGCGACGCTCGACGAGCTGAGTGGCGGCCGTTTCAACCTCGGAATCGGCGCTGGCGCGGAGGAGTTCCTTAAGTGGATCGGCGTCGAGCGAGATCGGCCGCTGGCGACAACCCGCGACGCGTTACGTCAGCTTCGCGCTGTCCTCGACGGCGAGCCAGCGCCTGGGTGGACGCCAGAGGCATATCTGCGGTTCGGCGATCGCCGGGGCGCGCGGCGCATCCCGATCTATCTGGCGGCGCTCAGCCCGAGAATGCTGCAGTTGGCGGGAGAGCTGGCCGATGGCGTGCTTCCGCTGCTCTTCCCGCCAGAGCACTACGAGACGGTCGAGCCGTTGATCCGCGATGGCGCCGCGCGGGCCGGCCGGGACTTTGCCGCGTTCGATCTGGTGGCCTGCATCTGGTGCTCGGTGTCGGACGATCGCGAGGCCGCCGAGCGTGTGTTGCGTGACAAGATTGCCTACTACGGACACGCGCTCAGCCCATTGATCTGGGATCGCCTCGGCGTTCGCCAGGATGACTTCCGGCCGATCGAGCGGGCACTGATGACCGACCGAGATCCCGAGGGCGCGCGGGCGCTGGTGAACGAGCGAATGCTGCGCATCGGCGTCGTTGGCACGCCGGCTGACCTGATCCCGCGGCTGGAGGGATTGGTGACGATGGGCGCTCGCCATCTCAGCTTCGGGCCACCGCTGGGGCCGGATCCTCTGGCGGCCGTCGAATCGCTCGGCCGCGAGGTGATCCCATACTTTCGGATGGTTTCATCGTCGGGGTGTTGA
- a CDS encoding RidA family protein, with product MQMDRQQFSSGTVWEERVGYSRAVRVGPFVHVSGTTATDDEGNVVGVGDPAAQMDHIIRKIERALISAGASLDDVVRTRIYVTNVDDWEAIGRVHGRYFATARPANTLVEISRLVGDKYLVEMEAEAIIRSSEA from the coding sequence ATGCAGATGGATCGACAGCAGTTTTCGTCGGGGACGGTCTGGGAGGAGCGTGTTGGATATTCACGGGCGGTGCGAGTCGGGCCGTTTGTGCACGTCTCCGGCACCACCGCGACCGATGATGAGGGAAACGTCGTTGGTGTGGGTGACCCGGCGGCTCAGATGGACCACATTATCCGTAAGATCGAGCGAGCGCTTATCTCGGCCGGAGCGAGCCTGGACGATGTCGTGCGCACCCGCATTTACGTGACAAACGTCGATGACTGGGAGGCGATCGGCCGCGTTCACGGGCGATACTTCGCAACCGCTCGGCCGGCGAATACATTGGTCGAGATCAGCCGACTTGTGGGCGACAAGTATCTGGTCGAGATGGAGGCCGAGGCCATCATCCGGTCGTCCGAGGCCTAG
- the tyrS gene encoding tyrosine--tRNA ligase has product MTTTMERAPELARKAGVNPIDYLRKRGFVQDVTDEAGLREAFESGVVTLYNGYDATARSLHAGNLVSIMMISSLQQFGHRPIALAGGGTTMIGDPSGKDEMRQMLTIEAIEANLVGIRAQFDRYLDFEGARFGDNPPALLINNADWLLKLQLIPFLRDIGRHFSVNEMLAAETYRQRLETTGLSFIEFNYRVLQSYDYLHLFREHGCILQTGGSDQWGNITAGVDLIRRADGGKAYGLVVPLITTSDGRKMGKSVSGAMWLDANMLSPFDYYQFWINTTDDDVARFLRMFTFLPEDRIVDLTSVSGQALREAKRVLAWEATALTHGTDAAEAAVAQTRTLFFADSGTITAEEDLGILVKFRATANTTLAEVVIAAGLATSRNEVRRLATQGGLSVNGERVENVDMPASGLDDVLVLRVGKKRFRSVHLVREE; this is encoded by the coding sequence ATGACGACGACAATGGAGCGGGCGCCGGAGCTAGCACGCAAAGCGGGGGTCAACCCGATTGACTACCTGCGCAAGCGCGGGTTCGTGCAGGACGTGACCGACGAGGCTGGCCTCCGCGAGGCGTTTGAATCTGGAGTCGTTACGCTCTACAACGGCTACGACGCGACCGCTCGCAGCCTGCACGCCGGCAACCTCGTCTCGATCATGATGATCTCCAGCCTCCAACAGTTCGGCCATCGGCCGATTGCGCTGGCCGGCGGCGGCACGACGATGATCGGCGATCCGTCCGGCAAGGATGAGATGCGCCAGATGCTGACGATCGAAGCGATCGAGGCCAACCTCGTCGGGATCAGGGCGCAGTTCGATCGCTACCTGGACTTCGAGGGCGCCCGCTTTGGCGACAATCCGCCAGCGTTGCTGATCAATAACGCCGACTGGCTGCTCAAGCTGCAACTGATCCCATTTCTCCGCGATATCGGCCGGCACTTCTCGGTGAATGAGATGCTGGCCGCCGAGACCTACCGCCAGCGGCTGGAGACGACCGGCCTCAGCTTCATCGAGTTCAACTACCGGGTGCTGCAGTCCTACGACTACCTGCATCTCTTCCGAGAGCACGGCTGTATCCTCCAGACCGGCGGTTCCGACCAATGGGGCAACATCACCGCCGGAGTGGACCTGATCCGGCGCGCCGACGGCGGCAAAGCCTACGGCCTCGTCGTGCCTCTGATCACGACCAGCGACGGGCGCAAGATGGGCAAGTCGGTCAGCGGCGCGATGTGGCTGGACGCCAACATGCTCAGCCCGTTCGATTACTACCAGTTCTGGATCAATACGACCGACGACGATGTCGCCCGATTCCTACGCATGTTCACCTTTCTGCCGGAGGATCGTATCGTCGACCTGACCTCCGTGTCGGGCCAAGCCCTCCGCGAGGCGAAGCGGGTGCTAGCCTGGGAGGCGACGGCGCTAACCCATGGTACTGACGCCGCCGAGGCAGCAGTTGCCCAAACACGAACCTTATTCTTTGCGGACTCAGGTACGATCACTGCCGAAGAGGATCTGGGGATCTTAGTCAAATTCCGAGCAACTGCGAATACTACGCTTGCCGAGGTTGTTATCGCTGCCGGCCTGGCGACATCACGCAACGAGGTGCGCCGACTGGCGACGCAGGGCGGCCTGAGCGTCAACGGCGAGCGCGTCGAGAATGTGGACATGCCGGCCAGTGGTCTCGACGATGTCCTCGTCCTGCGCGTGGGCAAGAAGCGCTTTCGGTCGGTCCATCTTGTCCGCGAAGAATAG